The segment TTATTCTGAATACATTTTTCAGTAGTAGGTATGTCCTGAGATAATTAAACTCACAAGGAGGAATGGTTCATTTTTGGCTTATATTTCAGAGGCTTAGTAGCATATAGTTTTAGTGAATCTAATTCTTCTGAGCTTGTAGACAGGCAATGAGTGTCTCATGCTAAAAGagcaaaggcatgtgccacaggGGAGCAATTGAGAAAAAGAGAAGATGAAAGTCTTATGTTCTGATATAGCCCCTTGATGAGCTATTCTATGCAGACATACCTTTGATCAAGAGGCATTTACTAAAAGTTCTGACAGGATTTATCTAACTGAGGATGAGATCTTTAATAAAATGAGGTTTAGGAAATGTCAAGTTTAAACTAGAGGAATGAAAATGTTGAAGGGCAAGAACATGACCAATGTCTGCACTTCTTCATCCTTTAACACTCTCTTGAGAATTTTCCAGTTTACATTATAGGATTCCATCAGAAATCTGGGGTGAAGATTTTTCcagagaaatatttttttcacCATTGAAATCCTGTTTATTGATCTCAATGCCGTTTAGGTTTGGGTTttgtgtgtttctaaatgttcatagGACCTAATAAATGTGTTGATGGTGGTTTGATAAAGTGATCTAGCAAATATCATCTGGGAAATGGAGCATATAATAAATAGACATGGAAAACCAGGGACTCTGCTCCTTATACTGGTTGTAGTTATACATTAGTAAtgataaggaaataaaatatcgATCCTTcagaatcttagaaagaactgaaagagttgaaggggcttgagaccccatatgaactacaatgccaaccaaccagagcttccagggactaagccactacccgaagactatacatggactgaccctggactctaactgcatacatagcaatgaatatcctagtaagagcaccagtggaaggggaagcccttggtcctgccaagaccgaacccccagtgaacgtgattgttgtggggagggcagtaatgggatggagaggggaacacccatatagaaggggaggaggaggagctagggggatgttggcccaaaaataataatcgaaatataaataagaaatactcaagttaataaagatgaaaaatatataaaaattaatccTTCAGATGTTAATGAAGTCAAATAAAGAGAATCAGTGCAAAATTTTGGAGACAGGTATAAGGGAAAACCTGCTGCTTCTTCCAGGTAGATGGCAGCCTGACTCTGAACATCCTGAGTGTTTCATTTGCTTTCATGGGCATCATTATCATGTCTGCCAGCCTGGCTGGTTTGCATCCTGCCTCAGAGcagtgcaagctgagcaaggaaGGTATACGAAATGAACATGATTACTACGAACTTTCCTATGACTCAGACAAGAAAAAGTGCTCCACTGACAAATCTATTCTGACTGTAAGTATTTCTAAAGGCTTCAccgaatatttttattattatttttatttatggggAAATAGTGATCTTTTGACTGtcttttgaaaattctttcaCTGTCTGGTTTGAGATCTTAGGGTAAGGTCAAggctgaaacaaaaacaaaggtaaACAATGTTAAAGCTTTTAActccaaattatttttaactccaAAATGATTCTGGGTTAAAACATTAACACATTTTACAGAGGGCTGACATATACATTGGAAAGTACAGTTTTTAGCATAATAAGATTCATATACAAAAGACTCAAGTGGTCTAGACATGCCAACAAGAAAACCAGGCACATGCATAGTAAAGTAAAGTTAGCTGAGCAGTACTCAACTAAGCGCTGAgaaaaggattgtgggaaggatAGGAGTAGAATGGAGATGTCAGGTGTCTGCTCCTTTATGTCCTCACAGTAGACAGAAGTGAGTCTGTGGGGGCGAGCTCACTGCTGCTTTCATCATTCACAAAGAGATGAGATGgttaaatgagaaaagaaatacagacaaaTAGAGAAGAGCAACCAGCAGTGATGTGAGGGACTGCCATCTTGTTGGAAGAAAGTAATACAATTTGACTAACAGGAAAAACAGGTCTTCAATTCAAACATCCATGAATATATATTTGGTCTCTATCACATGGAGAGAACATTTAGTAAGATAACAGTGACGATCCTACATAATTTTCTTTGTCTTATGACAAGTAAACTAAGAAAAACCAGAGCTCCAAGGTGTCTGGATAGTCTGGTCTGGTCAACCTCaaggtttctgtttttttttgtggaTCTGGGTCCAGTATTTCTTCCTTAATTAAGAAACCACAAGAAGAAAAGGTGTACGTAAATTAGATGCATAATAATGTGATTAAATTATCATCTAAAATAACTAAGCCTAATTTTAAAACCCTGATGCATTGGGGAGACATTTATATAGATCACAAAGAATGATGGCATCCTGGGTTAGTTTCACACTGCATGTAGTTTCACACCCTGCTTGTATGTGTGCAGATAAATGAAGAATTACAATGCCACATTCATCATCCTTCCTATCAAGTGGTATTCACAAAGGACACCTCAGGACAAAGGTCATGGGATACGTGTTCTTTACATAGAACATTCTTTGAGTTGCTTCGTGTTGTCGCAGACAGTAGAAACTGGAttacttttctaattttttgCCATCACAAAATGAATCACATCCCAAGAAAGAAGGTTCTATCAATACTACCTTTTGGAAAGAGCTTGCATAGTGAGAACCTCACTCACCCTCACTAGTCTCTCAGAGGAAGTAGGACAACAGGTGATAAGTGTGCCCatagaagctggagaagcagagacttGACCAGCCTCATACTAAGCAGCAGAAGAGAGCCAAGAGCAGGAGCTGTTGACTCTCTGCTGGGGTCACTActcctctctgctccctcctTCAATGAACAGTGTAGTCAGGATCCTTGTCCAAGAGGGATGAGAAGTGGTAGAAAATGACTTTGTTGAGTGTTTTCCTCTTCAGCCATGTACTCCAAGGAATGAAGGGACCAGGCATCAATTCTAGCCCATttgtaggttagggaagattcTTTCAGTTCTATGATGGTGGAGATGATTTCATCTCTACAGTTACCTCCCACCCAGGTATGAGGACTTTAGCTGACTCAGCCACATCTACCTCTCTTCTCCTGTGCTTAGGGGGTCTTTTCACTGATGCTGATCAGTACTGTATTGGAGCTTGGCCTGGCGGTCCTCAGTGCTCTGCTTTGGTGGAAACAGAGTCGCTCTGACTCCCCTGGGGTGAGTATTCTATAGTCCTCCTGAATCTTCCCTGGTGTTCCTCTGGGACATGTTGATCTATGCTGTCATGAATGTCAGGTAGACTGACTTCCGTCAAAATGACATGACTATCAGGTGATTTTGGACAGGGAGGTGGGACAGTAGATGATGGAGTAGAAGTTAACTGTATAGCTGATGAGGATTATCTATACGGAAACAGGCAAACCACCTGATTCATCCCCTCCCTTTTGCAAACAAAGGAACTAAGGTTCTACAAAGTTAAATTTATCTCCTGACATCAAGATGAATTTGCCTGTGTTTAGGATGTTAGAGCATGGCTGCCTCCCCTCTAACTAGGAATACTTTCTTCTATAGCAGCTAGTCTCTTTAACAATCTTGACCtcataaagaaaaattcacaCTGAAATGTATTCAGTCTGCATCTTAGATCTGTTTTCGTTCCTTCtgatattactttttttttcttgtattaaaGACACTAAAGATATAATATTTGGTAACTTCATGCTGCCCTTCTCAGGTACCTCTCAGGGTTTACGGCTTCAGTAACTGAGCCAAAAAGCTTTGCTCTGACAAAATCCTTAATCAGAGTGTGGAATGCAGAGGAGATGATGTACATCAAACATGTGCATCACCGAAGTGTCCTATTCTCATCTGGGAACATCTACAACACTGAATGAAAATctattatgtatatacatgtgtctacatatctatctaccttcctatatgcacacacacacgcgcgcgcgcatacacacacacaacacacacatatgcataaatgtatagtatatattgattttaaatctaaaaccacatattttcttttttctagaatGTGATTTTCCTGTCTCATAACTCAAATGATGAATCCAATGTGGAATCAAAGGCACTCTGTAACTCTGCATATGAGGAACAAATGGTttgttaagaaaaacaaaacagaacaaaattccccaaaacaAGTGGGAACTAAACAGCAGAGGGTATGTCTTCTTGATAATGCAGAAAATACAATCATCACAAGGTAGCAATGCTTGTTACTAAAAATGTAGACTGTTTATACAATGAATACCAGTATGAGTTGAATGGATGTGTTAGTGTCATCCTATTGATTTTCATGACCTTGGCTTCATCCACAGCTCAGACCTGCAAACAGTGGCCAGAGTCCCAGATATTTCTCATTAAGATAACAGAATGTTTCAGGAGATTGTGATGGAGCAAAGGGGCGACATTTTCTTGTACCCTGCAATTAATAGCAACAGTTACCCATTAAGAGTCtttttgataagtggctattagcccaaatgcttgaattaccctagatccctagaacaaacgaaactcaagacggatgatcaaaatgtgaatgcttcactccttctttaaatgaggaaaaagaatacccttggcagggaagggagaggcaaagattaaaacagagactgaaggaacacccattcagagcctgccccacatgtggcccatacatatacagccacccaattagacaagatggatgaagcaaagaagtgcagaccgacaggagccggatgtagatcgctcctgagagacacagccagaatacagcaaatacagaggcgaatgccagcagcaaaccactgaactgagaatgggacccccgttgaaggaatcagagaaagaactggaagagctgaaggggctcgagaccccatatgtacaacaatgccaagcaaccagagcttccagggactaagccactacctaaagactatacatggactgaccctggactctgacctcataggtagcaatgaatatcctagtaagagcaccagtggaaggggaagccctgggtcctgctaagactaaacccccagtgaactagactgtggagggggagggcggcaatggggggagggttgggaggggaacacccataaggaaggggaggggggtagggggatgtttgcccggaaaccgggaaagggaataacactcgaaatttatataagaaatactcaagttaataaaaaaaaaagagtctttttATTCAGAATCCCTGCTATGGCATGGGTCTTTCATCATATCAATTTTATTCACTAGTGCATAGAGACAAGTGACCTGCAATGAATTCCCAAGAAGTATATATGCTGTTGCTTCAAAATAAAGTGTTTTTGTGATTATACGTTCTCTTCATAAgggttgtgttgttgttttgcttttatgtaCAGATCAAGTCCCCTgtgatacataaatacatgtgttTGTTGctcttttgttctctctcaaccaaaaaaagcaTGGGAAAGACAAGTAGGAATAAATCTGTGTCACtgtgtttatgtggtgtgtgtgtgtgtgtgtgtgtgtgtgtgtgtgtgtgtgtatgtatgtatgtatgtatgtgtgtattaaacTAAAAGTAAATGAACATTCAAAGGTTTGCAATGTATTTTGGAGGTACCTGATAACATAGTTATTTGTACAATCACCATAGCTAATAAGAGACATTTCCTCACTTCTTACAGGAGGCTAAAGAGATATCTtagagtttaagagcactgattgtttaAGTGAGGACATGGGTTTTAttaccagcatccacatggcagctcacaaatatGTGTAACTTCACTTCCACATGATCTGACATCTTTTTCTGGCCTTGGTGGACAGTTGACACACATGTAGAACAAACACAGACATTTATCCATGTAAAATACACATAgacataaaatttatttaaaaatttaatagtaAAATATGGATTGTATGGAATGACAATACAATTATGATCATATTCTATAAGACACTAAGGACTCTTTGAGTCCATAATAaagtattttactttttctttttcttgtttatgttctacttcctttcctttctttctttttttccttgtttctttctttctttctttctttctttctttctttctttcttttctttctttctttccttcctccttctcctcctcctccttctcctcctcctccttctccttctccttcttttccttctccttctccttcttttccttctcctactcctcctccttcttcctctcccttctcctcctcctcttcttcctcttcctcttcctcctcctcttcttccttcttcttcttctacttctgaCAAACTCATTTGTAGAAGAAGAGAGCCTTTCTTTGAGACATATACACAGCCCTAACCTACTGTCAATCATGTAACTCTTCTTAATTCGGGGAAGGAAGGCCTACCATCAAGAACTCATAGTTGATGTTTTATCACTATATCTCCTCGCTAGATCAGGTATCAGTGTTTTCTCAAAATTTTCAAACTTATTAAACAAGGAGACATCATTACCAACTCTACAGAAACTACAAACATTTAATGTCACATAGTGAACTAAACAGTTTATACAATTAAAAGAAATGGGAATAGTGGAAAGTTATAAATTGTAAAAAGCCACCCAAAAATACTTACCATAAAGGAATTTAAAATATGATGGTTATATAAGAAGCAAAGGAATATAAACAATAGTCACAAACCTCCCCAGCAAGTGAAATTCAGGTTCAGAGCACTTCAAGAGTCAACCTGTTTccatatttaaaagaaacaagatcaatcatttgcaaataaatgttaaaaagggAAGAGGATAGGATACTCCAATATTACAAGTTTAGTGTCCTATAGAGAAACATGAGAAATATGGGAAAATTCAATTCTAGTGCATTTTATAGTTATCTAGGCTTGGTGAATCTTTTCTCAGAGTGTCAATCATAATGTGGGCAAATACATATCATATGGGACTTCTTTTCTGCCTCTCAGAGCAAACTTCACTCTGGCACTGGGAGTACATCTGTGGCATCAGTAGGCTAGGAGCTCACAGTCTATATTTTTTAGTTAGTAATTTTTATAGCACTTTCAATAATTTCTTATGTTAATGTTGGGTTTGACTAGTTATTCTCATTTATACTCTCGTGTTTAAGCCAAGctattaatttttatgtaaataaaatttaagcatTTTCCTTGAAGTTTTGTTCTATGCTTAGACTGGAAAATTAAATATCATTCTATATGATATTGTTCATGATTGTGTTCTGATTTATGTATTTGGACAGTTTACATATGATTAAATGCCTGGATATCTATGTGCCTATGAACCAGATAACTCAATATCTgggagtttctttctttttttattggattttttatttgcatattaaatgttattccttttccaggtttccggtccataaaccccctataccATTTCCCTCCCCCTTATTTTATGAAGGTttatcaagtgactataggtgtttgggttcatttctgggtcttgaattctattccactggtctatctgccagcctctgtaccaataccatacagtttttatcactattaccctgtaatactgcttgagttcagggatagtgattccccaggaagtccttttattgttgaggatagttttagctattctgggtttttttttttttttgttattccagatgaatttggaaattgttctgtctaactctatcaagaattgtattggaattttgatgtggaatgcattgaatctgtagatcgcttttggtaaaatggccatttttactatattaatcctgccaatccatgagcatgggagatctttccatcttctgagatcttcttcaatttctttcttcagaggctgaagttcttatcatacatatctttcacttgcttggttaacgtcacaccaaagtattttatattatttggga is part of the Rattus norvegicus strain BN/NHsdMcwi chromosome 1, GRCr8, whole genome shotgun sequence genome and harbors:
- the Ms4a6b gene encoding membrane-spanning 4-domains subfamily A member 6B isoform X1, whose translation is MIPQVVTNETITVISPNRINFPQTEEPQSTHQRQDSLKKLLKAEIKVMAAIQIMCAVMVLALGIILASVPSVPLFTSVFSVLLKSGYPFVGPLFFIVSGILSIITETKSTKTLVDGSLTLNILSVSFAFMGIIIMSASLAGLHPASEQCKLSKEGIRNEHDYYELSYDSDKKKCSTDKSILTGVFSLMLISTVLELGLAVLSALLWWKQSRSDSPGNVIFLSHNSNDESNVESKALCNSAYEEQMVC